In Hyphomicrobiales bacterium, the following are encoded in one genomic region:
- a CDS encoding FadR family transcriptional regulator, which yields MAEKLAEEIFSGGYNPGDMLPKETDLVESLGISRASIRSGLQVLTSLGIIRRLVGQGTVVEEFREWSLLDPTVTRWMVDYANPNPDFLREVFDFRYAIEPYISAIAATRATAQDLAAMEAAYLDMEKALGGDPTDFSLADIAFHTAIYRATHNLIWSQLAHILNPAIMLVIRKSNATADELSDSLGRHRMVMEYIRLRKPEEAYDASISVMDRTAFDLGVQLTEKADELLALVKARSLPARS from the coding sequence GTGGCGGAGAAGCTTGCCGAGGAAATCTTTTCCGGCGGCTACAATCCCGGCGACATGCTGCCGAAGGAAACCGACCTTGTGGAAAGCCTCGGCATCAGCCGGGCCTCTATTCGGAGCGGACTGCAGGTTCTGACCTCGCTCGGCATCATCCGGCGTCTGGTCGGCCAGGGCACGGTCGTTGAAGAATTCCGCGAATGGAGCCTGCTCGATCCCACCGTCACCCGCTGGATGGTCGACTACGCCAATCCCAATCCGGATTTTCTGCGTGAGGTGTTCGATTTCCGCTACGCCATCGAGCCGTATATCTCGGCGATCGCGGCGACCCGGGCGACGGCGCAGGACCTTGCCGCCATGGAAGCGGCTTATCTCGACATGGAAAAGGCACTCGGCGGCGATCCGACCGATTTCAGCCTTGCCGACATCGCCTTCCACACGGCGATCTACCGGGCGACCCACAACCTTATCTGGTCGCAGCTCGCCCACATCCTCAACCCCGCCATCATGCTGGTGATCCGCAAGTCGAATGCGACGGCGGATGAACTGAGCGACAGTCTCGGGCGCCACCGCATGGTGATGGAATATATTCGCCTGCGCAAACCGGAAGAAGCCTACGACGCGTCGATCAGCGTCATGGACCGCACCGCCTTCGACCTTGGTGTGCAACTCACGGAAAAAGCGGACGAACTCCTCGCCTTGGTGAAGGCGCGGTCGCTGCCGGCTCGATCCTGA
- a CDS encoding C4-dicarboxylate ABC transporter substrate-binding protein, with protein sequence MKSSRFALALAATVGLAVLGQPALAADYEFKFQSSDPAGNPNFILQTGWTKALAEKTGGKVMVELLPVGSIVEHNETQDAIAAGILDGHITDTSYFSGKDAAFSLIANPVGAWSDPQQMFDFMEKGGGKELMNELVEPYGLHFIGATTPGLEAFVSAVPIDTVDGLKGVKMRAPEGLVQQVFAAAGAAPVNLPGSEVFTALDKGVIEAADYTVFSTNQAQGLNDIATHPIYPGFHSMPLVEVSMNKEKWDALPADIKAAFEETVKDFSRSQVAALAAKDKEAVAAAEAGGKITVHNWSDEERAKFRAIAIGEWKKVAERSENAKKVYDVLTTYLKENGLVK encoded by the coding sequence ATGAAATCCTCACGTTTCGCACTGGCTCTTGCCGCTACGGTGGGCCTTGCCGTGCTCGGCCAGCCCGCGCTGGCGGCCGACTACGAGTTCAAGTTCCAGTCGAGCGATCCGGCTGGCAACCCGAACTTCATCCTGCAGACCGGCTGGACCAAGGCGCTGGCGGAGAAAACCGGCGGCAAGGTAATGGTTGAACTGCTGCCGGTCGGCTCAATCGTCGAGCACAACGAGACCCAGGACGCGATCGCGGCCGGTATTCTCGACGGCCACATCACCGACACGTCCTACTTCTCCGGCAAGGATGCCGCGTTCAGCCTGATCGCCAATCCGGTCGGCGCCTGGTCGGATCCGCAGCAGATGTTCGACTTCATGGAGAAGGGCGGCGGCAAGGAGTTGATGAATGAACTCGTCGAGCCCTATGGCCTGCACTTCATCGGCGCTACGACGCCGGGCCTCGAAGCCTTCGTCTCGGCCGTGCCGATCGACACCGTCGACGGTCTGAAGGGCGTCAAGATGCGTGCGCCGGAAGGCCTCGTGCAGCAGGTGTTCGCCGCCGCCGGCGCAGCGCCGGTCAACCTGCCGGGCTCGGAAGTCTTCACCGCGCTCGACAAGGGCGTTATCGAGGCGGCCGATTACACCGTCTTCTCGACCAATCAGGCGCAGGGTCTCAACGACATCGCCACGCACCCGATCTATCCGGGCTTCCACTCGATGCCGCTCGTCGAGGTTTCGATGAACAAGGAGAAGTGGGACGCCCTGCCGGCCGACATCAAGGCGGCGTTCGAGGAAACCGTGAAGGACTTCTCGCGCAGCCAGGTCGCGGCTCTTGCAGCCAAGGACAAGGAAGCTGTCGCGGCGGCTGAAGCCGGCGGCAAGATCACCGTCCACAACTGGTCGGACGAAGAGCGTGCCAAGTTCCGCGCCATTGCCATCGGCGAATGGAAGAAGGTCGCGGAGCGCAGCGAGAACGCCAAGAAGGTGTACGACGTGCTGACCACGTATCTGAAAGAAAACGGTCTGGTGAAGTAA
- a CDS encoding C4-dicarboxylate ABC transporter permease, whose amino-acid sequence MSGDETDLAIERPVIEDRTKLGAIKEAGRLGWLIDKGGIIFAVGIFLSMIILIQEVFLRYVLNAPTIWAHETTIFLCAIAFIYGGLYCASRNTHIRVVIIYDRIGPRARRALDVVISLVCAVSAGFFAYAAWLMVQRAAFAPGGRFRLETSGSAWNPPTPALLKIFMLVILVVLALQFLILAFNYARGALAKDPAKAADDADAQEGDA is encoded by the coding sequence ATGTCGGGCGACGAAACGGACCTGGCGATCGAGCGCCCGGTCATCGAAGACAGAACAAAACTCGGGGCAATCAAGGAGGCCGGCCGCCTTGGCTGGCTGATCGACAAGGGCGGAATCATTTTCGCCGTCGGCATCTTCCTGTCGATGATCATTCTGATCCAGGAAGTGTTCCTGCGTTACGTGCTCAACGCGCCGACCATCTGGGCGCATGAGACGACGATCTTTCTGTGCGCCATCGCCTTCATCTATGGCGGCCTCTATTGCGCGTCGCGCAACACCCATATCCGCGTCGTCATCATCTACGACCGGATCGGTCCGCGCGCGCGCCGCGCGCTCGACGTGGTGATCTCGCTGGTATGCGCGGTCTCGGCGGGCTTTTTCGCCTACGCGGCGTGGCTGATGGTGCAGCGCGCGGCCTTTGCGCCCGGCGGCCGGTTCCGGCTCGAAACCTCGGGCAGTGCCTGGAACCCGCCGACGCCGGCGCTTTTGAAGATCTTCATGCTGGTGATCCTCGTCGTTCTGGCGCTGCAGTTCCTGATCCTGGCGTTCAATTACGCACGCGGCGCGCTTGCGAAAGACCCCGCCAAGGCGGCTGATGACGCCGACGCGCAAGAGGGAGACGCGTGA
- a CDS encoding C4-dicarboxylate ABC transporter permease: MESLDFLFNLKALGIEGGTLLMFAMLLGLLLTGMPLAFVTLLVALIFALGWFGPMAVPLITSRVYSFVSSFVFVSVPMFVLMAALLDRSGIARDLFDAMKLFGGRLRGAVAVQTIFVAVILAAMSGIIGGEIVLLGLLALPQMLRLGYDKHLAIGVICAGGSLGTMVPPSIVLIIYGLTANVSIGELFTSAFVPGFMLASFYVVFILIRCYVNPELAPDPVPDTTPLKDKLKLLKGIILPIMVVAFVLGSIYGGIASVTEASAVGVLGVLISTIVRREFTLDMLRGAALQTLATCGMIVWIGIGASALVGVFNLMGGIKFVSALITGISDNPTIIILFMMLILFILGMFLDWVGIALLTMPIFVPIVNDLGYDPVWFGVVFAMNMQISFLSPPFGPAAFYLKSVAPPDISLGTIFRSLLPFIAIQIFAVGLLIVFPGITGR, encoded by the coding sequence ATGGAATCCCTCGATTTCCTGTTCAATCTCAAAGCGCTCGGTATCGAAGGCGGCACGCTGTTGATGTTCGCCATGCTGCTCGGCCTTCTCTTGACCGGCATGCCGCTTGCCTTCGTCACCCTGCTAGTCGCGCTGATTTTCGCGCTCGGCTGGTTCGGACCGATGGCCGTGCCGCTGATCACCAGCCGCGTCTATTCCTTCGTCTCCTCCTTCGTGTTCGTCTCGGTGCCGATGTTCGTGCTGATGGCGGCGCTGCTCGACCGATCGGGCATCGCGCGCGACCTGTTCGACGCGATGAAGCTGTTCGGCGGCCGGCTGCGCGGCGCGGTTGCCGTACAGACGATCTTCGTTGCCGTGATCCTGGCGGCGATGAGCGGCATCATCGGCGGCGAGATCGTGCTTCTTGGCCTGCTCGCCCTGCCGCAGATGCTGCGGCTCGGTTACGACAAGCACCTCGCCATCGGCGTAATCTGCGCCGGCGGCTCGCTCGGCACCATGGTGCCGCCGTCGATCGTGCTGATCATCTACGGCCTGACGGCCAACGTCTCGATCGGCGAATTGTTCACCTCCGCCTTCGTCCCCGGCTTCATGCTGGCGTCGTTCTACGTCGTGTTCATTTTGATCCGCTGTTACGTCAACCCGGAGCTGGCGCCGGATCCGGTGCCCGACACGACCCCGCTGAAGGACAAGCTGAAGCTCCTCAAGGGCATCATCCTGCCGATCATGGTCGTTGCCTTCGTGCTCGGTTCGATCTATGGCGGCATCGCCTCGGTGACGGAAGCCTCGGCGGTCGGCGTGCTCGGGGTGCTGATCTCGACCATCGTTCGGCGGGAGTTCACACTCGATATGCTGCGCGGGGCGGCACTTCAGACGCTCGCCACCTGCGGGATGATCGTGTGGATCGGCATCGGCGCCAGCGCGCTGGTCGGCGTTTTCAACCTAATGGGCGGCATCAAGTTCGTCTCGGCGCTGATCACCGGCATTTCCGACAACCCGACGATCATCATCCTGTTCATGATGCTGATCCTGTTCATCCTCGGCATGTTCCTCGACTGGGTTGGCATCGCGCTTCTGACCATGCCGATCTTCGTGCCGATCGTGAACGACCTTGGCTACGATCCGGTGTGGTTCGGCGTCGTGTTCGCCATGAACATGCAGATCAGCTTCCTGTCGCCGCCGTTCGGGCCGGCCGCATTCTATCTCAAGAGCGTGGCTCCACCCGATATATCGCTCGGGACGATCTTCCGCTCGCTGCTGCCGTTCATCGCGATCCAGATATTCGCCGTCGGCCTGCTGATCGTCTTCCCGGGGATCACCGGCCGCTGA
- a CDS encoding galactonate dehydratase has translation MKITKLTTYLVPPRWLFLKIDTDEGVCGWGEPVLEGRAATVAAAVDEFADMLIGRDPRRIEDIWQTLYRGSFYRGGPILMSAIAGIDQALWDIKGKALGVPVHELLGGAVRDRMRMYCWIGGDRPHDIGRQAREVVEKGFTAFKMNGTPELAIIDSHARIDEAVARVAEARTAVGPEVGIAIDFHGRVHRPMAKALLKELEPFHPLFVEEPVLPEHLHALPQIAGGLGYPIATGERLHTRFQFRDLLEARMVDIIQPDISHCGGLTEARKIAVMAEAYDVALAPHCPLGPLTLAASLHLDFLSHNAFIQEQSMGIHYNVDNDVLDYLVDPAPLQIRDGYLPLLERPGLGVEINEAFVIEQAKKGHRWRNPLWRHEDGSVAEW, from the coding sequence GTGAAGATCACCAAGCTGACCACCTATCTCGTGCCGCCGCGCTGGCTGTTCCTCAAGATCGATACGGATGAGGGCGTTTGCGGCTGGGGCGAGCCGGTTCTCGAGGGCCGTGCGGCGACCGTTGCCGCGGCGGTCGACGAATTCGCCGACATGCTCATTGGCCGCGACCCGCGCCGCATCGAGGACATCTGGCAGACGCTCTATCGCGGCTCGTTCTATCGCGGCGGGCCGATCCTGATGTCGGCCATTGCCGGCATCGACCAGGCGCTGTGGGACATCAAAGGCAAGGCGCTCGGCGTGCCGGTGCACGAGCTGCTCGGTGGCGCCGTGCGCGACCGCATGCGGATGTATTGCTGGATCGGAGGCGACCGGCCGCACGATATCGGCCGGCAGGCCCGCGAGGTGGTCGAAAAGGGATTCACGGCCTTCAAGATGAACGGCACGCCGGAACTTGCCATCATCGACAGCCATGCGCGTATCGACGAGGCGGTGGCGCGGGTTGCCGAAGCCCGCACGGCGGTCGGCCCGGAGGTCGGTATCGCCATCGATTTCCATGGCCGGGTGCACCGGCCGATGGCGAAGGCGCTGCTGAAGGAGCTGGAGCCGTTCCACCCGCTGTTCGTCGAGGAGCCGGTTCTGCCCGAGCATCTGCATGCCTTGCCGCAGATCGCCGGGGGGCTCGGCTATCCGATCGCTACCGGCGAGCGGCTGCACACCCGCTTCCAGTTCCGCGATCTCCTCGAAGCGCGCATGGTCGATATCATCCAGCCCGATATCAGCCATTGCGGCGGTCTGACCGAGGCCCGCAAGATCGCCGTCATGGCCGAGGCCTATGACGTGGCGCTGGCGCCGCATTGCCCGCTTGGACCGCTGACGCTCGCCGCCTCGCTGCATCTCGACTTCCTGTCGCACAATGCGTTCATCCAGGAGCAGTCGATGGGCATCCACTACAATGTCGACAATGACGTGCTGGACTATCTCGTCGACCCGGCGCCGCTGCAGATCCGCGATGGCTACCTGCCGCTGCTTGAGCGGCCCGGCCTCGGCGTCGAGATCAACGAGGCCTTCGTTATCGAGCAGGCGAAAAAGGGCCATCGCTGGCGCAATCCGCTGTGGCGGCACGAAGACGGGAGCGTTGCCGAATGGTAG
- a CDS encoding 2-dehydro-3-deoxy-6-phosphogalactonate aldolase: MSTLPLVAILRGVRPDEVVGIADALMAAGFTLIEVPLNSPDPFDSIARLVDHCPDDVVVGAGTVLSVADAERLGTIGARLMVTPIIDPEVVRAATDAGIATAIGCMTPGEVFTAINAGATAVKIFPANALPIRYAADLKAVMPRRCPVLAVGGVGAGDFAAYTAGGYDGFGLGSSLYAPGLAADEVGARAAAVVAAWRQVEGS; encoded by the coding sequence ATGTCGACATTGCCGCTGGTCGCGATCCTGCGCGGCGTGCGGCCTGACGAGGTTGTCGGCATCGCGGACGCGCTGATGGCCGCCGGTTTCACGCTCATCGAGGTGCCGCTCAATTCGCCCGATCCCTTCGACAGCATCGCCCGTCTCGTGGACCATTGCCCGGACGATGTGGTGGTCGGCGCGGGAACGGTACTGTCTGTCGCCGATGCCGAGCGGCTTGGCACGATCGGTGCGCGGCTGATGGTGACGCCGATAATCGATCCCGAGGTTGTCCGCGCTGCGACCGATGCGGGTATTGCGACCGCGATCGGCTGCATGACGCCAGGCGAGGTGTTCACGGCCATCAATGCCGGGGCGACCGCGGTGAAGATCTTTCCCGCCAATGCCTTGCCGATCCGCTATGCGGCGGATCTGAAGGCGGTGATGCCGCGCCGCTGTCCGGTTCTTGCCGTCGGCGGTGTCGGGGCCGGGGATTTCGCAGCCTATACGGCAGGCGGTTATGACGGCTTCGGGCTCGGCAGCTCACTCTATGCGCCGGGTCTCGCGGCAGACGAAGTCGGCGCCCGCGCGGCGGCCGTCGTCGCGGCGTGGCGGCAGGTGGAGGGTTCCTGA
- a CDS encoding 2-dehydro-3-deoxygalactonokinase — protein MGGPVILVDWGTTNFRAWLATGPGVPPEQIVSDGPGMASLAPGEFPEAFSRALDPWRSGSSPVPVYMAGMVGAATGWQAAPQLPLPVTLADLAGAVVPVDGFEEVWIVPGVRVPGEAPDVMRGEEVQIFGAFGLTGRRDAMLCLPGTHSKWARVEDDTLITFTTSMTGEVHAVMMAHSLLGREASGDSGPLGAAFDEGLAAGAGSGGLLHQLFAARSRRLFGDLGPDDVRPFLSGVLIASEIAAMATDYPPGDGEVLLVGSQTLRGPYERALEHFGYVYRWIDASDATLRGLFDILQCRSGGR, from the coding sequence ATGGGCGGGCCGGTCATCCTTGTCGATTGGGGAACGACCAATTTCCGGGCCTGGCTCGCGACCGGTCCCGGGGTGCCGCCCGAACAGATCGTCAGCGATGGTCCGGGGATGGCATCGTTGGCGCCCGGTGAATTTCCAGAGGCATTTTCGCGCGCCCTCGACCCCTGGCGGAGCGGATCATCGCCGGTGCCCGTCTACATGGCCGGCATGGTCGGTGCGGCGACCGGCTGGCAGGCGGCGCCGCAATTGCCGCTGCCGGTCACCCTTGCAGACCTCGCTGGCGCAGTGGTTCCGGTCGACGGGTTCGAGGAGGTCTGGATCGTTCCCGGCGTGCGTGTCCCCGGCGAAGCGCCCGACGTGATGCGTGGCGAGGAGGTGCAGATCTTCGGCGCGTTCGGCCTCACCGGGCGGCGCGACGCGATGCTCTGTCTGCCGGGCACCCACAGCAAATGGGCGCGCGTTGAAGACGACACGCTGATTACCTTCACCACGTCGATGACGGGGGAAGTGCACGCCGTCATGATGGCGCACTCGCTTCTTGGCCGCGAAGCCTCCGGCGATAGCGGCCCGCTCGGTGCGGCCTTCGATGAAGGCCTTGCAGCGGGAGCAGGCAGCGGCGGTTTGCTGCATCAGCTTTTCGCGGCCCGTTCGCGGCGGCTCTTTGGCGATCTCGGCCCGGACGACGTGCGGCCGTTCCTCTCCGGCGTGCTCATCGCGTCGGAGATCGCCGCGATGGCGACGGACTATCCGCCCGGCGACGGCGAGGTGCTGCTGGTCGGCTCGCAAACCCTGCGCGGTCCTTATGAACGGGCGCTCGAGCATTTCGGCTACGTGTATCGCTGGATCGATGCCAGCGACGCGACGCTGCGGGGGCTTTTCGACATTCTGCAATGCCGCAGCGGGGGGCGTTGA
- a CDS encoding phosphogluconate dehydrogenase (NADP(+)-dependent, decarboxylating) (catalyzes the formation of D-ribulose 5-phosphate from 6-phospho-D-gluconate), with the protein MGIVGLGVMGHNLALNMVDKGVRAVVYDPWPQVRARFAENPGPLEVADSLAALVEALPSPRSLLIMVKAGEPVDDVAAQLAPLLSPGDTLIDGGNSHYRDTMRREASLREKGLNFIGLGVSGGEEGARHGPSLMAGGDETAYARVSPVLEAIAARHEGAPCCALVGSDGAGHFVKMVHNGIEYAVMQLISEIYVLLRDVAGLDYPAMARVFRDWNETTVASYLVEITAGILDRADDLGSGPLVEKILDKAGQKGTGQWSSEAALSLGVPTPTITEAVFARNLAARKDERVAASAALAGPDAAKRPDDVDGFVEDARRALLCGTVIAYAQGLATIAAAANERGWAVDLAAVAGVWRAGCIIRARLLDDVMHAFEGPEPPANLLLAPYFGALVAEQQGGWRRIVADAVRAGVPVPGLSSALAYYDGYRSARLGANLIQAQRDCFGAHSYERTDRPGSFHTEW; encoded by the coding sequence ATGGGCATCGTCGGGCTCGGGGTGATGGGCCACAATCTCGCGCTCAACATGGTCGACAAGGGCGTGCGCGCGGTCGTCTACGATCCGTGGCCGCAGGTGCGCGCCCGCTTTGCCGAAAACCCTGGCCCGCTCGAAGTTGCCGACAGTCTTGCCGCGCTGGTCGAGGCCCTGCCTTCGCCGCGCTCCCTTCTCATCATGGTCAAGGCGGGCGAGCCGGTTGACGATGTCGCTGCGCAACTGGCGCCGCTGCTCTCTCCCGGAGACACGCTGATCGACGGCGGCAACTCGCACTATCGCGACACCATGCGGCGGGAAGCTTCTCTGCGCGAAAAGGGCCTCAATTTCATCGGTCTTGGCGTATCGGGCGGCGAGGAAGGCGCTCGGCACGGGCCCTCGCTGATGGCCGGGGGAGACGAGACCGCCTATGCACGCGTCAGCCCGGTGCTTGAAGCGATCGCCGCGCGCCACGAGGGCGCGCCCTGCTGCGCGCTGGTCGGCAGCGATGGCGCCGGCCATTTCGTCAAGATGGTCCATAACGGCATCGAATATGCCGTCATGCAGTTGATCTCGGAGATCTACGTGCTGCTGCGCGACGTTGCCGGGCTCGATTACCCGGCGATGGCGCGGGTGTTCCGCGACTGGAACGAAACGACGGTCGCCTCCTATCTGGTCGAGATCACCGCCGGCATTCTCGACCGTGCCGACGATCTCGGCAGCGGTCCGTTGGTCGAGAAGATCCTCGACAAGGCGGGCCAGAAGGGCACCGGGCAATGGAGCTCGGAGGCAGCGCTTTCGCTCGGTGTGCCGACACCGACCATCACCGAGGCGGTGTTCGCGCGCAATCTCGCCGCTCGCAAGGACGAGCGCGTGGCGGCCAGTGCGGCGCTCGCAGGTCCAGACGCGGCAAAGCGGCCTGACGATGTCGATGGGTTCGTGGAGGATGCGCGCCGCGCGCTTCTGTGCGGGACGGTGATTGCCTATGCGCAAGGCCTTGCGACGATCGCTGCGGCTGCCAATGAGCGCGGCTGGGCGGTCGATCTCGCGGCGGTCGCCGGTGTCTGGCGGGCCGGCTGTATCATCCGCGCGCGTTTGCTCGACGATGTCATGCACGCCTTCGAAGGTCCCGAACCCCCGGCGAACCTGTTGCTGGCGCCGTATTTCGGCGCTCTGGTGGCGGAACAGCAGGGCGGATGGCGGCGCATCGTTGCGGATGCGGTCCGGGCCGGCGTTCCCGTCCCGGGACTTTCCTCCGCGCTTGCCTATTACGATGGCTATCGCAGTGCCCGACTCGGCGCCAATCTCATCCAGGCGCAGCGGGACTGTTTCGGTGCCCATAGCTATGAGCGCACCGACCGGCCCGGCAGCTTCCACACCGAGTGGTAG
- a CDS encoding carbonate dehydratase: MLEKNSYDPGWFHSRDVSEIVDYLKVDLAGLSSEDLERRRELFGENTLPQARGRSWIERLAAQFHNVLIYVLVAAAALTTWLGHFVDAGVIAGVVVINAIIGFLQEGKAEKSLESIRNLMSEDAVVIRDGKRASIPATELVVGDIVVLQPGDKVPADLRLLSCRGLQIQEAALTGESVPADKSVNAVATDAALGDRTCMAYSSTIVARGQGKGAVSAVGTMTEIGRVKGLLQSVQSLETPLTRQLAQFGRTLTLVILALAAATLLFGVVFHGSSLVDMFLAAVGLAVAAIPEGLPAIVTITLAIGVERMAKRNAIIRRLPAVETLGAVSCICSDKTGTFTRNEMMVQSIATSAHLFTVTGSGYAPEGALLLDGAPVEPDHRPLLHQLAVAGTLCNDAEISLRDGARFIEGDPMEGAMLVAAEKAGLDHVEQRCEHRRLDEIPFDSEHRFMATLNLDEDEKSIVYVKGAPERLLEMSARQISYLGEEPLDLAYWEDRMAAMAARGERVLALAVRDNAPGLRSLSFDDVETDLSLLGLFGFIDPPRPEAIEAVARCQKASIDVKMITGDHVETAKAIGAQLGLDRPAAALSGSQLDHVSDDVLRETVEDVDIYARTSPEGKLRIVRALQANNRVVAMTGDGVNDAPALKQADVGVSMGLRGTEAAKEAGEMVLADDNFASIAAAVEEGRTVYDNLIKSIQFILPTNGGEAMIIVAAVLFGITLPITPVQILWVNMITAVTLALALAFEAPESNVMDRPPRDPDAPILSGSLYWRIAFVSLIIVTGVFLLFIHQIDIGMPVATARTMAVNTLVLFEVFYLFNVRRNRLTHYTDHFGAASRPAWIAVAIVMAAQIAYTHTPVLNTLFGSTPIGLADWGLCVLVASSVFILVEIEKAVRHRRQG; this comes from the coding sequence ATCCTTGAAAAGAACAGCTACGATCCCGGCTGGTTTCACAGCCGCGACGTCTCCGAAATCGTCGACTATCTGAAGGTCGATCTGGCCGGCCTGTCTTCGGAGGATCTGGAACGGCGGCGCGAGCTGTTCGGCGAAAACACGCTGCCGCAGGCCAGAGGCCGCTCGTGGATCGAACGCCTTGCCGCGCAGTTCCACAACGTCCTGATCTATGTCCTCGTCGCGGCCGCCGCGCTGACGACCTGGCTCGGACATTTCGTCGATGCCGGTGTCATTGCCGGGGTGGTGGTGATCAATGCGATCATTGGCTTCCTGCAGGAAGGCAAGGCGGAAAAGTCGCTCGAATCCATCCGCAATTTGATGTCGGAGGACGCCGTTGTCATCCGCGACGGCAAGCGGGCGAGCATTCCCGCCACCGAACTCGTCGTCGGCGATATCGTCGTGCTCCAGCCCGGCGACAAGGTGCCCGCCGATCTGCGCCTGCTTTCCTGCCGCGGGCTGCAGATCCAGGAAGCCGCGCTGACCGGCGAAAGCGTACCCGCGGATAAATCCGTCAACGCAGTCGCCACCGACGCCGCCCTCGGCGACCGCACCTGCATGGCCTATTCGAGCACCATCGTCGCCCGCGGACAGGGCAAGGGCGCCGTCTCCGCCGTCGGCACCATGACCGAGATCGGCCGGGTCAAGGGCCTGCTGCAAAGCGTGCAAAGCCTCGAGACCCCGCTGACCCGGCAACTCGCCCAGTTCGGCCGCACTCTCACCCTGGTCATCCTCGCCCTTGCCGCGGCAACGCTCCTGTTCGGCGTCGTATTCCACGGCTCGTCGCTGGTCGACATGTTCCTGGCCGCCGTCGGCCTGGCAGTCGCGGCGATCCCCGAAGGCCTGCCGGCCATCGTCACGATCACGCTGGCGATCGGCGTCGAACGCATGGCCAAGCGCAACGCGATCATCCGACGGCTGCCCGCCGTCGAGACGCTTGGCGCGGTGAGCTGCATCTGTTCCGACAAGACCGGCACCTTCACCCGCAACGAAATGATGGTGCAGAGCATCGCGACGAGCGCCCATCTGTTCACCGTCACCGGCAGCGGCTATGCGCCCGAAGGCGCGCTGCTCCTCGATGGCGCGCCCGTCGAGCCCGACCACCGTCCGCTGCTGCACCAGCTCGCGGTCGCCGGCACTCTGTGCAACGACGCCGAAATCTCCCTGCGCGACGGTGCCCGGTTCATCGAGGGCGACCCGATGGAAGGCGCCATGCTGGTCGCCGCCGAAAAGGCCGGCCTCGACCATGTCGAGCAGCGCTGCGAACATCGCCGTCTCGATGAAATTCCCTTCGATTCCGAACATCGCTTCATGGCGACACTGAATCTCGACGAAGACGAGAAATCGATCGTCTACGTCAAGGGCGCGCCGGAGCGCCTGCTCGAAATGTCGGCCCGCCAGATCAGCTATCTCGGCGAAGAGCCGCTCGACCTCGCCTATTGGGAAGACCGCATGGCGGCGATGGCCGCCCGCGGCGAGCGGGTGCTGGCGCTTGCGGTGCGCGACAACGCGCCGGGACTCCGCAGCCTCAGTTTCGATGACGTCGAGACCGACCTTAGCCTGCTCGGCCTGTTCGGTTTCATCGACCCGCCCCGCCCCGAGGCGATCGAGGCGGTCGCGCGCTGTCAGAAGGCGTCGATCGACGTCAAGATGATAACCGGCGACCATGTCGAGACCGCCAAGGCGATCGGCGCACAGCTCGGGCTCGACCGTCCCGCAGCGGCGCTGAGCGGCAGCCAGCTCGACCACGTCTCCGACGACGTGCTGCGCGAAACGGTCGAAGACGTCGATATCTACGCCCGCACCAGTCCCGAAGGGAAACTGCGCATCGTGCGCGCCCTGCAGGCCAACAACCGCGTCGTTGCCATGACCGGCGACGGCGTCAACGACGCGCCGGCGCTCAAACAGGCCGATGTCGGCGTTTCCATGGGTCTGCGCGGCACCGAAGCGGCCAAGGAAGCCGGCGAGATGGTCCTTGCCGACGACAATTTCGCCTCCATCGCCGCCGCCGTCGAGGAAGGCCGCACGGTCTACGACAACCTCATCAAGTCGATCCAGTTCATCCTGCCGACCAATGGCGGCGAGGCCATGATCATCGTCGCCGCCGTGCTGTTCGGCATCACCCTGCCGATCACCCCGGTGCAGATCCTCTGGGTCAACATGATCACCGCGGTGACGCTGGCGCTGGCGCTCGCATTCGAGGCGCCGGAGAGCAACGTCATGGACCGGCCGCCGCGCGACCCCGATGCGCCGATCCTGTCCGGCTCCCTGTACTGGCGGATCGCCTTCGTCTCGCTGATCATCGTGACCGGCGTGTTCCTGCTGTTCATCCACCAGATCGATATTGGAATGCCGGTGGCAACGGCCCGGACGATGGCGGTCAATACGCTGGTGCTGTTCGAGGTGTTCTACCTGTTCAACGTCCGGCGAAACCGGCTGACCCACTACACCGACCACTTCGGCGCGGCGTCCCGCCCCGCCTGGATCGCGGTTGCCATCGTCATGGCGGCGCAAATCGCCTACACGCACACGCCGGTTCTCAACACCCTGTTCGGCTCGACGCCGATCGGGCTTGCCGACTGGGGCCTGTGCGTTCTGGTCGCCTCCTCGGTGTTCATCCTGGTCGAGATCGAGAAGGCTGTCCGCCATCGCCGACAGGGGTGA